tatggctccctaGTCCTGGGCCCCCTTCAGCCCCCACTGACTGATTTTACTGTAAAAAGTTAGAGttgcgctatttgatagattcccccgctCCTCCTAATTCAGGCTTcaagtggggagacctgaggtctgcctagctcacaaactagaatcagggagcccactccgacaaggttaattgacccagAGTCCCACATGTATCAATGACGTGACGTGCAAATGAGAGATAGAAAACTGATCACGCAAATATCACCATTCCGATATTTTTTGTGTGGGTGCCCGGTGCCGCCTATACAGTACCTAAATCCACCACTGCAtgtatgtacaggtaactgccaaaaataaaggaagcacttgagtaaatgagggatacaaagtatattgaaagcaggtgcttccacactgatgtggttcctgagttaattaagcatttacatttacatttaagtcatttagcagacgctcttatccagagcgacttacaaattggtgcgttcaccttatgacatccagtggattaATTAACaccccatcatgcttagggtaatgtgtaaaaatgctgggcaggccattattttgactGCCACATAGGATGACAATGCGCCATCCACCGGGCAAAAGtgatcactgaatggtttgatggtggtttgatgagcatgaaaacgatggaAACCATATTCCAGGGTCGTCTcaatcaccagatctcaacccaattgaacacttatgggagattctggagcagcgcctgagacagcattttccaccaccatcaacaaaacaccaaattatggaatttcctGTGGAAGAGTGGTGTTGCTTCCCTTCAATAGACTTCCAGATACTTGTGGAATCTATTGCAAGATGCATTGAAGCTGTCCTGGCTCGTGGTTGCctaacaccctattaagacactttatgttaggtgtttcctttattttggcagttacctgtatgtatgtaGGCCTATGTATGGATGGATGTATGTATGGGTGTAACTtatgtctggctgtctgtctgttatggcCAATATCAGAGATTAGAATATAATCTACTGTAAGGTCTAGTCCTGTATCAATCATCAAGTGGCATATTTTGGTAGGCCTAGCAGTGTGCCCTATCTACTTGTTATTTTAAAATAACTATTAAACAATGAACACATTAACAATCATTATTGCAAGTGGGAGTACAGAAGGGAATTGGTCATTGTTTACCTAGAATTTCAACTTCTCTACAAATTCACAAACTCATAAATTAAAGCAAATTGGACATTTTGATTAGCAGTATAATACAGTGAAGGTGAAAGAGAGACTCACACTGGAACCATTTCCTATGTATTTTTTAATGACGAGCATAAATGATCATCAGGTTGTCAACAACCATCTGGTCTCCATGGTGGTACACAAGTTAGGGAATGGGGTATTCACAAATGTACTTTTTCTTGCCAAGGCAGACCTCATCATGCCACTTTCCCTGTGCAGCCAGTGAGAGCACAACACAGCTCTCCCTCTTTGTCCCTGTGGGCTGCTTCTTGGTCTTGTCCCAGTTGAAGTAGCTGATGGGCATGCTGTTGACGTCTACATACTGGCCCTCCTTCACAATGTCTGTCACACCGATCCAGAACTCCTTGGTACCTGGCGCACTCCTCTTGGCATAGTCCCTCAggtcattgttttcattgaggtcACGTGGAGTGGCAAGTGTTCCACCCCATGCGATGCAGTGTTCATTGGCCTCATGGTAGTGCTTGGGTTCCTCGATGGTCAGGTAACACTTCCTGTGAGCTTTGATGCCACGAAGACAAACTAGAAGCAGAGGGAAGCAGTTTAGTACATTTATCTCCTTAAAACTTCCTCAGGCAATAACCCTACCTACCTTGCTCAAATATTACTGAATAATttgaaacaaacaaaatatatatttacatgATATATTGGTGTATAATGTCTCACTGACATTTTCTAATCTATAGAATATCAATCAGACATAATGAAGACTAGTAGGACCAAGCAAAGGTTTTCATCTGTATCCATGTTTCCTAAACCAAGTTCCCAAAATAAGACATAAGCCCTTTCAGTGGGAGGAACTCAGACAGAGGCATACTATATGAGACTATAACACTCTGTTCTTCCACCCTCCCTGTATAAAGAACCTGTTTCATCATAATACTTTTATATCCATCATCATACATTTCGCAATGTGCTCCAGAAATTCAACTGCATTATCTTCCACAGCACATGACTCAGTGCTCTGTCAACATCATTATTGCTGCTGTGAGGCATGAGGTTGAAGGTAAGAGTACTCCTGCCCTCTACTGGTGACTGAGCACATTAGTAAATGTCTGGGGTTAGTGTGATttaccataataaatacaaaatcatAATTTCTCTGCATTAATTCCACACTattagaaaaaaaggttccaaaagggttcttcgactgtatccataggagaacactttttgattccaggtagaacctttttgggttctacatggaaatcaaaaaggttctacctggaaccaaaaagcaTTTTcttaagggttttcctgtggggacagccgaataacccttttatGTTCCAGACAGCACAATTTATTTTCTCCAAGAGTGCATGTACCAAaggtacatacagtatacacctgCCTAACCCATAAGAAACATACAGTAACTGCTAAATCTGCATGAGTAACAGCTACATTTCCTCATGAGAAGCATTTCCTCTTTGAAACCCTCCTGGCCATAAAGCAGCACTCAGTTTGAGCGCACAGAGCAGCCAGCTCAGCATACCTGTCTGCAGAGCCGAGATCTCCTTCAGGGAGTTCACCTCCTGCCACAGCTTCTCCAGCTGCAACTTTACATCATCCTCATCTGCCGCTGCATCTCCATAGAAACacagacaagcaggcaggcaTGTCAGAGAGAAAATGTACAGAAAAACATAGTAGAGCCACTGAAgtttagtgtagtgtgtgtggtgagtgttACCTCTCTGTGGTGCTGGCACTGCTTTCCTGGTACGAGATGGATGGCTATATCCCTGGTGGAGCAAGGTAAGAGAGATAACCAAAAAGATGGGGAGAACCAGACGCGCCATGTCTGCACTAAATTCCGACAAAAGAAAAAGGGCACACCTTTTAACATTGACACAGGAGCCCAACGCACTGTGGGCAGTTCACTATATACAGGCTCACTGTTTGCTCCTGCAGTGATTCACCTCTCATTGGCTGACACTATGTAACTTTGGGTTTTTTCAAACGTCAGGGGGATCTCAAATACCATGGGTGGGGTGACAACAATGATGCCCCTGTTTCTGCCCATTCATAAATATTTACTTGGGACAAGGTGCAATTCATTTACCGTTTTCCCCATCCATTTCACAAACAAGCCGTAAATTCATGGACTGCAACACTGCACAGATTGTTCTGCATGAGAATATCTGATAGCTTCTGTATCTGACCTCCCACCATTCCCCTGTGCATGGATACATTTGACCCACAGTAAATTAACCCGGAAAAATAAATGTTGTTACTCCCTAGATGGCTAAGAGATTTGTTATTTTATACGCCATGTCACCAACATTATTTGTATGACCAAATGCATAGATAGGTCTCCCAATGTATCAAAACATTATGAGGATGATGACATTTTGCTTGTCAACTCTAATTATATCTCATTCAAATGTGCTGAAAATACAGATTCAGTTGTGTAACCTAACCATGGAAAACAGGGAGCTTAATAGAGCCGAGGAAGTCCAGCTCACAGCTCTGGTGCAGCAGAGGTTCTTTTTAGTCTGTGATGTTGTAGAGTAGACAGATCAGATGGAAGAGTGGTGCAGTGTTAAGAAAAACTCTGCTGTCTGATTGAGAGAGCCGGGATGCCCAAGCACTTAAACATTAATGGAGATACCATTCAAATTTGATTAGGTGTAATGATACAGTAAATAATGATGTCTGTGTGAAACCATTTGCATGAATTAATTCCCAAAACCTGAAGAGCAACATTGAAAAGTAATCACAATGTCATAACAACACTCTGTAACCCTGGTCTCATCCAGATAATAGTCTAGGGCTGTTGAGAGTTGCAATATGACCACATAGTTAAAGTGGTTTAGCTACACAATGCTAAAAGGATGCAATCCATATTTCAAATAGATTACAGCATTGGAGCATAACAACAGTAAAAGATCTTCGGCCTGCCAGTAAATAGCAAAGGACCAACCTCATTTATATTGCATAATAAAGGTGTACATACCCCACTGCTATAAGTGGAAAAGGGATGATAAGAGAATATCAAGACTCAAAGTGATTGGGAGAGATGAAAATCAGTCATTCATGTTGAATCCTTATGACTTAATCAGATAAGAATCTAAGAAATCGGCAGAGCTACTTAAAGTAACCATGGTCAAAGTCTATTTACTGTTGTTAACAGGCAGATATTTACAGTGAGAAAGTTACCATGGATTTAAAGCTTAAATCATTTTTCATACTGTACATTCTTGGAGAAATACCCCAGCCTATGAGAGTGTGATATTATAGGGAGTCTTTCACAGGGTGGCTTGTGGAGAAAACCTGCAGATGACACAGGCCAAGAAAAACACACAGCTTTCCCAGAATGCTCTGCAGAAACATTTATTCATGTAAACAGAACTGGACTACGTACAGtataacataacaaaaacacTAATACCAACAAATACCGTTAAACAATAGCTTCATATAAGTCTGTAATCAggctccagctacagtactaaaCACACCTACATAGTTTGTTTATCTTTTTTTAACTTTTAAGGCAAGATGACTATCCATCATAATGACCTCCCATGgaaacacaaacatacacactgcAAGTTACTCTACACTCTAGACCTAGACTAACAGGAAAACCCAAAGAGACATTCACATTTAGATGTACTGTTCTCCTTCATTAATATACTTGATTTCCAGCACCATTGCCAAGTCTATCATGAAAGGAAATATAGGTGCAATGTTGTGATGTAGCTAATAAAATGTTGAATAAAATGTTGTGACATTTAATGTGACTTAGCTAATTAAAAGATCATATGAATGTTGTAAGTGGCAAATGAAAGATCAATGAAATGTGTGGAACTGTATTTCTTCACCAGTGGGTTTGGAGAAGCACAGCTGACTACTTTCCAATCACTTCTACAGCCATGTAATAACTGGGCCCTTTCTTTccatacagacagtagggtacatacaaaaatgtatcatatttTCTATTCACTTGCAAAGTTACAAGAATTGTATGCTGTTTTATACTGTGTCTGTACATTTATTTATGTGTCTGTACATTTACATGTATTTTTGGTTTGGGAAT
The Oncorhynchus nerka isolate Pitt River linkage group LG28, Oner_Uvic_2.0, whole genome shotgun sequence genome window above contains:
- the clec3a gene encoding tetranectin-like protein isoform X2 → MARLVLPIFLVISLTLLHQGYSHPSRTRKAVPAPQRAADEDDVKLQLEKLWQEVNSLKEISALQTVCLRGIKAHRKCYLTIEEPKHYHEANEHCIAWGGTLATPRDLNENNDLRDYAKRSAPGTKEFWIGVTDIVKEGQYVDVNSMPISYFNWDKTKKQPTGTKRESCVVLSLAAQGKWHDEVCLGKKKYICEYPIP
- the clec3a gene encoding tetranectin-like protein isoform X1 → MARLVLPIFLVISLTLLHQGYSHPSRTRKAVPAPQRDAAADEDDVKLQLEKLWQEVNSLKEISALQTVCLRGIKAHRKCYLTIEEPKHYHEANEHCIAWGGTLATPRDLNENNDLRDYAKRSAPGTKEFWIGVTDIVKEGQYVDVNSMPISYFNWDKTKKQPTGTKRESCVVLSLAAQGKWHDEVCLGKKKYICEYPIP